One window from the genome of Camelus bactrianus isolate YW-2024 breed Bactrian camel chromosome 4, ASM4877302v1, whole genome shotgun sequence encodes:
- the LOC105067345 gene encoding LOW QUALITY PROTEIN: olfactory receptor 13C7-like (The sequence of the model RefSeq protein was modified relative to this genomic sequence to represent the inferred CDS: inserted 1 base in 1 codon), translating into MDKSNQTSPMVGFILLGLSAHPKLEKTFFVLILLMYLLILLGNGVLVLVTVSDSCLHMPIYFFLGNLSFLDICYTTSSVPLILDSFLTPRKTVSFSGCAVQMFLSFAMGATECVLLGMMAFDRYVAICNPLRYPMVMSKAAYVPMAAGSWAAGLANSVVQTSQAMSLPXCGDNIINHFTCEILAVLKLACADISINVISMVVANVIFLGVPVLFIFVSYVFIIATILRIPSVEGRKKAFSTCSAHLTVMVIFYGTILFMYGKPKSKDPLGRDKQDLADKLTSLFYGVLTPMLNPIIYSLRNKDVKTAVKNLVCQKHLTE; encoded by the exons ATGGACAAGTCTAATCAGACCTCCCCAATGGTGGGgttcattctcctgggcctctcaGCCCACCCGAAGCTGGAGAAAACGTTCTTTGTGCTCATCCTGCTGATGTACCTGCTGATCCTGCTGGGAAACGGGGTCCTCGTCCTGGTGACCGTGTCTGACTCCTGCCTGCACATGCCCATATACTTCTTCCTGGGGAACCTCTCCTTCCTCGACATCTGCTACACAACCTCCTCTGTCCCCCTCATTCTTGACAGCTTCCTCACCCCCAGGAAGACCGTCTCCTTTTCGGGCTGTGCCGTGCAAATGTTCCTCTCCTTTGCCATGGGAGCCACAGAGTGTGTGCTTCTGGGCATGATGGCATttgaccgctacgtggccatctgcaaCCCCCTGAGGTACCCTATGGTCATGAGCAAGGCTGCCTACGTGCCCATGGCTGCTGGCTCCTGGGCAGCTGGTCTTGCCAACTCTGTAGTTCAGACATCCCAGGCCATGAGTCTGC TCTGTGGGGACAACATCATCAACCACTTCACCTGTGAGATCCTGGCTGTCCTGAAGTTGGCCTGTGCTGACATCTCCATCAATGTGATCAGCATGGTTGTGGCCAATGTGATTTTCTTGGGGGTCCCAGTGCTGTTCATCTTTGTCTCCTATGTGTTCATCATTGCTACTATCCTGAGGATCCCCTCGGTTGAGGGGAGGAAAaaggccttctccacctgctctgcTCACCTCACAGTCATGGTCATCTTCTACGGGACCATCCTCTTCATGTACGGGAAGCCCAAATCCAAGGACCCCCTGGGGAGAGACAAACAGGACCTTGCAGACAAGCTCACCTCCCTCTTCTATGGGGTGTTGACCCCCATGCTCAACCCCATCATCTACAGCCTCAGGAACAAGGATGTGAAGACTGCTGTGAAGAACCTGGTATGTCAGAAACACCTAACTGAGTGA
- the LOC105067545 gene encoding olfactory receptor 13C7-like, with product MRHSSQVSSRPHHGLIPTLDTDQDLSVAKLSSEVANQSVVAGFVLLGLPDHPRLEKTFFVLILLMYLTILLGNGVLVLVTVSDSRLHTPMYFFLGNLSFLDICYTTSSVPLVLDGFLTPRKTISFSGCAVQMFLSFAMGATECVLLGMMAFDRYVAICNPLRYPMVMSKAAYVPMAAGSWLAGGVNSLVQISLAVQLPFCGDHVINHFTCEILAVLTLACADISTNVISMGVANVIFLGVPVLFILVSYIFILTTILRIPSAEGRKKAFSTCSAHLTVMVIFYGTILFMYAKPKSKDPLGADKQAVSDKLTSLFYGVLTPMLNPIIYSFRNKDVKAAVKNLMNQKCFPQ from the exons ATGAGACATTCTTCCCAGGTCAGCTCCCGTCCCCACCACGGCCTTATCCCCACACTGGACACAGACCAAGATCTCTCTGTGGCCAAACTTTCCTCAG AAGTGGCTAACCAGTCTGTTGTGGCAGGCTTTGTCTTGCTGGGGCTGCCAGACCACCCAAGGCTGGAGAAAACATTCTTTGTGCTCATCCTGCTGATGTACCTGACGATCCTGCTGGGCAATGGGGTCCTCGTCCTGGTGACCGTGTCCGACTCCCGCCTGCACacgcccatgtacttcttcctgggGAACCTCTCCTTCCTCGACATCTGCTATACAACCTCCTCGGTCCCTCTGGTCCTGGATGGCTTCCTCACACCCAGGAAAACCATCTCCTTCTCAGGCTGTGCTGTGCAGATGTTCCTCTCCTTTGCCATGGGAGCCACGGAGTGTGTGCTTCTGGGCATGATGGCGTttgaccgctatgtggccatctgcaacCCCCTGAGGTACCCTATGGTCATGAGCAAGGCTGCCTACGTGCCCATGGCTGCCGGCTCCTGGCTGGCTGGTGGAGTCAACTCCTTGGTACAGATCTCTCTTGCAGTACAGTTACCCTTCTGTGGGGACCACGTCATCAACCACTTCACCTGTGAGATCCTGGCTGTCCTGACGTTGGCCTGTGCTGACATCTCCACCAATGTGATCAGTATGGGGGTGGCCAATGTGATCTTTCTGGGGGTCCCCGTGCTGTTCATCTTGGTCTCCTACATCTTCATCCTCACCACCATCCTGAGGATCCCCTCAGCTGAGGGGAGGAAAAAGGCCTTCTCTACCTGCTCTGCACATCTTACTGTGATGGTCATCTTCTATGGGACTATTCTTTTCATGTATGCAAAGCCCAAATCAAAGGACCCCCTAGGGGCAGACAAACAGGCTGTTTCAGACAAGCTCACTTCCCTCTTCTATGGGGTGCTGACTCCCATGCTTAACCCCATCATCTACAGCTTCAGAAACAAGGATGTGAAGGCTGCTGTAAAGAATCTCATGAATCAGAAATGCTTTCCCCAGTGA
- the LOC105067344 gene encoding olfactory receptor 13C7-like yields MEVSNQSAVTEFVLLGLSDHPRLEKMFFVLILLMYLTILLGNGVLVLVTVSDSRLHTPMYFFLGNLSFLDICYTTSSVPLVLDGFLTPRKTISFSGCAVQMFLSFAMGATECVLLGMMAFDRYVAICNPLRYPMVMSKAAYVPMAAGSWLAGGVNSLVQISLAVQLPFCGDHVINHFTCEILAVLTLACADISTNVISMGVANVIFLGIPVLFILVSYIFILTTILRIPSAEGRKKAFSTCSAHLTVVVIFYGTILFMYGKPKSKHPLGADKQVVLDKLISLFYGLLTPMLNPIIYSLRNKDVKAAVRKLVVQKRLTQ; encoded by the coding sequence ATGGAAGTATCCAACCAGTCTGCTGTGACAGAATTTGTCTTGCTTGGCCTCTCAGACCACCCAAGGCTGGAGAAAATGTTCTTTGTGCTCATCCTGCTGATGTACCTGACGATCCTGCTGGGCAACGGGGTCCTCGTCCTGGTGACCGTGTCCGACTCCCGCCTGCACacgcccatgtacttcttcctgggGAACCTCTCCTTCCTCGACATCTGCTATACAACCTCCTCGGTCCCTCTGGTCCTGGATGGCTTCCTCACACCCAGGAAAACCATCTCCTTCTCAGGCTGTGCTGTGCAGATGTTCCTCTCCTTTGCCATGGGAGCCACGGAGTGTGTGCTTCTGGGCATGATGGCGTttgaccgctatgtggccatctgcaacCCCCTGAGGTACCCTATGGTCATGAGCAAGGCTGCCTACGTGCCCATGGCTGCCGGCTCCTGGCTGGCTGGTGGAGTCAACTCCTTGGTACAGATCTCTCTTGCAGTACAGTTACCCTTCTGTGGGGACCACGTCATCAACCACTTCACCTGTGAGATCCTGGCTGTCCTGACGTTGGCCTGTGCTGACATCTCCACCAATGTGATCAGTATGGGGGTGGCCAATGTGATCTTTCTGGGGATCCCTGTGCTGTTCATCTTGGTCTCCTACATCTTCATCCTCACCACCATCCTGAGGATCCCCTCAGCTGAGGGGAGGAAAaaggccttctccacctgctctgcTCACCTGACTGTGGTGGTCATTTTCTACGGGACCATCCTCTTCATGTATGGGAAGCCCAAATCCAAACATCCCTTAGGGGCAGACAAACAGGTTGTTTTAGACAAACTTATCTCCCTCTTCTATGGACTTCTGACCCCCATGCTCAACCCTATCATCTATAGTCTGAGAAACAAGGATGTTAAGGCTGCTGTGAGAAAACTGGTGGTTCAGAAACGCCTCACCCAGTGA